In Leucoraja erinacea ecotype New England unplaced genomic scaffold, Leri_hhj_1 Leri_928S, whole genome shotgun sequence, the following proteins share a genomic window:
- the LOC129695061 gene encoding LOW QUALITY PROTEIN: serine protease HTRA2, mitochondrial-like (The sequence of the model RefSeq protein was modified relative to this genomic sequence to represent the inferred CDS: deleted 2 bases in 1 codon), whose product MAAPMGRGLWRLRARVRADSHSRPGAWALGLGLGMGLGLGAAALMFGARSRRPRGEGEGEEEKPGPGLGRRLHLPRLLAARPHTPGPAPGPGPLHAHSPRLKYNFIADVVEKTAPAVVYIEILGRHPLSGREVAISNGSGFAVSADGLIVTNAHVVANRRRVRVKLPNGEAYWARVLATDPMVDIATLRITPKEPLSTLAAGARAANTRLCVRASFVVALGSPVLACQNTITSGIVSSVQRASHELGLGHTTCSTYRHLYLVSLPL is encoded by the exons ATGGCGGCGCCCATGGGTCGCGGCCTGTGGCGACTGCGGGCCCGAGTGAGGGCGGATTCACACTCACGCCCCGGGGCCTGGGCGCTGGGCCTCGGCCTGGGGATGGGGCTGGGACTGGGGGCGGCGGCGCTGATGTTCGGGGCCCGGAGCCGCCGCCCccgcggggagggagagggggaggaggagaagccgGGACCGGGACTAGGCCGCAGGCTCCATCTCCCCCGGCTCCTCGCGGCGCGTCCGCACACCCCCGGGCCCGCTCCCGGCCCCGGGCCCCTGCACGCGCacagcccccgcctcaagtacaacttcatcgccGACGTGGTGGAGAAAACGGCGCCCGCCGTGGTTtacatcgagatcctggggag GCACCCGTTGAGTGGGCGTGAGGTGGCCATCTCTAATGGTTCGGGCTTTGCCGTGTCGGCGGACGGGCTGATCGTCACCAACGCCCACGTGGTGGCCAACCGGCGGCGGGTGCGGGTCAAGCTGCCCAATGGAGAGGCTTACTGGGCCCGAGTGCTGGCCACAGACCCAATGGTGGACATCGCCACTCTCCGCATCACCCCCAAg GAGCCTCTGTCCACGCTGGCCGCTGGGGCA CGAGCTGCGAACACACGCCTCTGCGTCAGGGCGAGTTTTGTGGTGGCGTTGGGGAGTCCCGTTCTCGCATGCCAGAACACCATCACGTCCGGCATCGTCAGCTCCGTGCAGCGGGCCAGCCACGAGCTGGGTCTGGGCCACACGACATGCAGTACATACAGACACCTGTATCTCGTGTCCCTGCCTCTATAG